One segment of Agrococcus sp. ProA11 DNA contains the following:
- a CDS encoding 3-hydroxyacyl-CoA dehydrogenase NAD-binding domain-containing protein — protein MAIREEFPLLAAAEFDEVVSHSYVRDITLASGKTLALVTLDNGRDHTRPTTLGPATLFELGDTLEAQRARGANGEIDAIAVTGKPYFLAAGADLSNVTALPDRATAAELPKLGHRVLGLLHKAPVPTFVFINGLALGGGLEIGLNADYRTINAAAPAVALPETFLGLVPGWGGATILPNLIGIERALKVVIENPLKQNRVLKPQEAFELGIADAIFGPANYLEASLAWADAVLHGKKVERKHAPGTLERTVKWPIALKIARETLEKKLGTVPLAPYRALDIMELAKKNDREAGFAAEDEALAELIPGDQFVASIYAFDLVQKRAKRPAGAPDKALAKPVTKVGIIGAGLMASQFALLFVRRLQVPVIITDLDQARVDKAVAGIHDEIDALASKGRISADDRHRLRALITGTVDKADFADCDWVIEAVFEELSVKQQVFAEVEPHLSETAVMATNTSSLSVEQIGANLANPERLVGFHFFNPVAVMPLIEVVKTPSTDDATLATAMRVAKDLKKNAVITRDTPGFVVNRVLAKLLGEAMHAVEQGSSFEDVVEAQRAFGFPMDPFVLLDLVGLKVGAHVLDTHHGAFPDRFFESRALHELAEQGILLEKDSKGEVKGIDKRARKIVAKHTPADAEPLSVEELRLRIEDGLADEIKRMLDDQVVEAAQDIDLCMILGAGWPFQMGGITPFLDRSGASQRAFGGTFHDPQTAGPKG, from the coding sequence ATGGCCATCCGCGAAGAGTTCCCGCTGCTGGCGGCAGCCGAGTTCGACGAGGTGGTCTCGCACAGCTACGTGCGCGACATCACCCTCGCCTCGGGCAAGACGCTCGCGCTCGTGACCCTCGACAACGGGCGCGACCACACGCGTCCCACGACGCTCGGACCGGCGACGCTGTTCGAGCTCGGCGACACGCTCGAGGCGCAGCGCGCCCGTGGCGCGAACGGCGAGATCGACGCCATCGCCGTGACCGGCAAGCCCTACTTCCTCGCCGCCGGCGCGGACCTGTCGAACGTCACCGCGCTCCCCGACCGCGCCACCGCCGCCGAGCTGCCGAAGCTCGGCCACCGGGTGCTCGGCCTGCTCCACAAGGCTCCGGTCCCGACGTTCGTGTTCATCAACGGCCTCGCCCTCGGCGGCGGGCTCGAGATCGGGCTCAACGCCGACTACCGCACCATCAACGCCGCGGCGCCGGCCGTCGCGCTGCCCGAGACGTTCCTCGGCCTCGTGCCCGGCTGGGGCGGGGCGACGATCCTGCCGAACCTCATCGGCATCGAGCGCGCGCTCAAGGTGGTCATCGAGAACCCGCTGAAGCAGAACCGGGTGCTGAAGCCGCAGGAGGCGTTCGAGCTCGGCATCGCCGACGCCATCTTCGGGCCCGCCAACTACCTGGAGGCCTCGCTCGCCTGGGCCGACGCGGTGCTGCATGGCAAGAAGGTCGAGCGCAAGCACGCGCCCGGCACGCTCGAGCGCACCGTCAAGTGGCCGATCGCGCTGAAGATCGCACGGGAGACGCTCGAGAAGAAGCTCGGCACCGTGCCGCTCGCGCCCTACCGCGCGCTCGACATCATGGAGCTGGCGAAGAAGAACGACCGCGAAGCGGGCTTCGCCGCAGAGGACGAGGCGCTCGCCGAGCTCATCCCCGGCGATCAGTTCGTGGCCTCGATCTATGCCTTCGACCTGGTGCAGAAGCGGGCCAAGCGGCCGGCGGGCGCGCCGGACAAGGCGCTCGCGAAGCCGGTCACCAAGGTCGGCATCATCGGTGCGGGCCTGATGGCCAGCCAGTTCGCGCTGCTGTTCGTGCGCCGCCTGCAGGTGCCGGTGATCATCACCGACCTCGACCAGGCGCGCGTCGACAAGGCGGTCGCTGGCATCCACGACGAGATCGATGCGCTCGCATCGAAGGGTCGCATCTCCGCCGACGATCGGCACCGTCTGCGTGCGCTCATCACCGGCACGGTCGACAAGGCCGACTTCGCCGACTGCGACTGGGTGATCGAGGCCGTCTTCGAGGAGCTGAGCGTCAAGCAGCAGGTCTTCGCCGAGGTCGAGCCGCACCTGTCCGAGACCGCGGTCATGGCGACGAACACCTCGAGCCTCTCGGTCGAGCAGATCGGGGCCAACCTCGCGAACCCCGAGCGGCTCGTCGGCTTCCACTTCTTCAACCCGGTCGCGGTCATGCCGCTCATCGAGGTCGTCAAGACCCCGTCGACCGACGACGCGACGCTCGCCACGGCGATGCGCGTCGCGAAGGACCTGAAGAAGAACGCCGTCATCACGCGCGACACCCCCGGCTTCGTCGTCAACCGCGTGCTGGCGAAGCTGCTCGGTGAAGCCATGCACGCGGTCGAGCAGGGGTCGTCGTTCGAGGACGTCGTCGAGGCGCAGCGCGCCTTCGGCTTCCCCATGGACCCCTTCGTGCTGCTCGACCTCGTGGGCCTCAAGGTGGGCGCGCACGTGCTGGACACCCACCACGGCGCGTTCCCGGACCGCTTCTTCGAGTCGCGGGCCCTGCACGAGCTCGCTGAGCAGGGCATCCTGCTCGAGAAGGACTCGAAGGGCGAGGTCAAGGGCATCGACAAGCGTGCGCGCAAGATCGTCGCGAAGCACACGCCGGCCGATGCCGAGCCGCTCTCCGTCGAGGAACTCCGGCTGCGCATCGAGGACGGGCTGGCGGACGAGATCAAGCGGATGCTCGACGATCAGGTCGTCGAGGCGGCCCAGGACATCGACCTGTGCATGATCCTCGGCGCCGGCTGGCCCTTCCAGATGGGTGGCATCACGCCGTTCCTCGACCGCTCGGGTGCATCGCAGCGCGCGTTCGGCGGCACGTTCCACGACCCGCAGACCGCCGGCCCGAAGGGCTGA
- a CDS encoding thiolase family protein: protein MVANDDVVFVDGVRTPFGRAGEKGMYWSTRADDLAVKALTGLLERNPSLPLDRVDEVAIAATTQTGDQGLTLGRTVGMLAGLPITVPGYALDRMCAGAMTAVTAVGGGIAFGAYDVAIAGGVEHMGRHPMGQDADPNPRFVAEKLVSMDALNMGKTAERIHDRFPHLTKERADRYAMRSQQKYAAALEAGNIQPDLIPVATQSDAGWGLATADEAPRPETTMEGLAGLKTPFRDHGRVTAGNASGLNDGATMSIVASASAAKELGLSTKMRMVSYAFVGVEPDIMGIGPITSTEKALRKAGLQIDDIGLFELNEAFAVQVLSFTDHFGLDDDDARVNPWGGAIAIGHPLASSGVRLMLQLARQFEQRPDVRYGVTALCVGLGQGGTVIWENPHHKRYGKGK, encoded by the coding sequence ATCGTGGCTAACGACGACGTCGTGTTCGTGGACGGCGTCCGCACCCCCTTCGGGCGTGCGGGCGAGAAGGGCATGTACTGGAGCACGCGCGCAGACGACCTTGCGGTCAAGGCGCTGACCGGACTGCTCGAGCGGAACCCGAGCCTGCCGCTCGACCGCGTCGACGAAGTGGCCATCGCGGCCACCACCCAGACCGGCGACCAGGGCCTGACGCTCGGCCGCACGGTCGGCATGCTGGCGGGCCTGCCCATCACCGTGCCCGGGTATGCACTGGACCGCATGTGCGCGGGCGCCATGACCGCGGTCACGGCCGTCGGCGGCGGCATCGCGTTCGGCGCCTATGACGTCGCCATCGCCGGCGGCGTCGAGCACATGGGCCGTCACCCCATGGGCCAGGACGCGGACCCCAACCCCCGGTTCGTCGCCGAGAAGCTCGTCTCGATGGACGCGCTCAACATGGGCAAGACGGCCGAGCGCATCCACGACCGGTTCCCGCACCTCACGAAGGAGCGCGCCGACCGCTACGCCATGCGCTCGCAGCAGAAGTATGCCGCTGCGCTCGAAGCCGGCAACATCCAGCCCGACCTCATCCCCGTGGCGACGCAGTCCGACGCGGGCTGGGGCCTGGCAACCGCCGACGAGGCGCCCCGCCCGGAGACGACGATGGAGGGGCTCGCCGGACTGAAGACGCCGTTCCGCGACCACGGCCGCGTCACCGCGGGCAACGCATCCGGACTCAACGACGGCGCGACCATGTCGATCGTGGCATCGGCGTCGGCGGCGAAGGAGCTTGGGCTGTCGACCAAGATGCGCATGGTCTCCTATGCCTTCGTCGGCGTCGAGCCGGACATCATGGGCATCGGTCCCATCACCTCGACCGAGAAGGCGCTGCGCAAGGCGGGCCTGCAGATCGACGACATCGGGCTGTTCGAGCTCAACGAGGCCTTCGCGGTGCAGGTGCTGTCGTTCACCGATCACTTCGGTCTCGACGATGACGACGCGCGCGTCAACCCCTGGGGCGGCGCCATCGCCATCGGTCACCCGCTGGCCTCCTCGGGCGTGCGGCTCATGTTGCAGCTGGCTCGCCAGTTCGAGCAGCGCCCGGACGTGCGCTACGGCGTGACCGCGCTCTGCGTCGGTCTCGGCCAGGGCGGCACCGTGATCTGGGAGAACCCGCACCACAAGCGCTACGGAAAGGGCAAGTGA
- a CDS encoding HRDC domain-containing protein → MARAAGPLDVIADADSLARAAERLFDGRGPVAVDAERANGFRYSARAYLVQLHRRGAGTVLVDPTSIEDFSVLQQAIGEEEWIIHAASQDLPCLREVGLEPTRLFDTELGARLAGFERVGLAAVTERLVGLRLRKEHGASDWSARPIPASWLEYAALDVEVLPEARDRLAAELLEQGKAELAEQEFAYALERQPKPPAAEPWRRLSGIHAIRDRRQLAVARELWLARDALARATDTAPGRLVPDRSLLAAATADVETKSRLAARKDFSGRASRSELDRWWSAIERGRTSDDLPDLRVRSDEPPPPRFWSNRRPQADARLKAARAAVQEVADSLSIPAENLLMPDTLRRVAWEPTEPTPDAVAEVLRGRDARPWQIAATAQRIAAAFVEADQAPTEASDPES, encoded by the coding sequence ATGGCGCGCGCGGCCGGCCCGCTCGACGTGATCGCCGACGCGGACTCGCTCGCCCGCGCGGCCGAGCGCCTCTTCGATGGCCGCGGCCCGGTCGCGGTGGACGCGGAGCGCGCGAATGGCTTCCGGTACTCGGCGCGGGCCTACCTGGTGCAGCTCCACCGACGCGGGGCCGGCACGGTGCTGGTCGACCCGACCTCGATCGAGGACTTCTCGGTGCTGCAGCAGGCGATCGGCGAGGAGGAGTGGATCATCCACGCCGCGAGCCAGGATCTGCCCTGCCTGCGCGAGGTGGGCCTCGAGCCGACGAGGCTGTTCGACACCGAGCTCGGTGCGCGCCTGGCCGGCTTCGAGCGCGTCGGCCTCGCGGCGGTGACGGAGCGGCTCGTGGGCCTACGACTGCGCAAGGAGCACGGCGCCAGCGACTGGTCCGCGCGGCCGATCCCGGCGTCGTGGCTGGAGTACGCCGCGCTCGATGTCGAGGTGCTCCCGGAGGCGCGCGACCGGCTGGCCGCCGAGCTGCTCGAGCAGGGCAAGGCGGAGCTCGCCGAGCAGGAGTTCGCGTATGCGCTGGAGCGGCAGCCGAAGCCGCCGGCTGCGGAGCCATGGCGCCGCCTCTCGGGCATCCACGCGATCCGCGATCGGCGCCAGCTCGCCGTCGCCCGCGAGCTCTGGCTGGCGCGCGACGCGCTCGCCCGCGCCACCGACACCGCGCCTGGGCGGCTGGTGCCGGACCGGTCGCTGCTCGCGGCCGCGACCGCCGATGTCGAGACGAAGAGCAGGCTCGCCGCCCGCAAGGACTTCTCAGGCCGCGCGAGCCGCAGCGAGCTCGACCGCTGGTGGTCGGCCATCGAGCGCGGTCGCACGAGCGACGATCTGCCGGACCTGCGGGTGCGTTCCGACGAGCCACCGCCCCCGCGCTTCTGGAGCAACCGTCGTCCGCAGGCCGACGCTCGACTGAAGGCAGCGCGTGCCGCCGTGCAGGAGGTCGCCGATTCCCTGTCGATCCCGGCCGAGAATCTGCTCATGCCCGACACGCTGCGGCGGGTCGCCTGGGAGCCGACCGAGCCGACGCCGGACGCCGTCGCCGAGGTGCTGCGCGGGCGCGACGCGAGGCCGTGGCAGATTGCCGCGACCGCACAGAGGATTGCCGCTGCATTTGTAGAGGCTGACCAAGCCCCCACCGAGGCGTCCGACCCCGAATCGTAG
- a CDS encoding DUF3000 domain-containing protein, with protein sequence MDTSSAAPAPEPEAFRAAVDQLRRAELRSELSVREIPAPGRIAPHSFAIAADVGVPAHGRDSDLGTGRFILMHDPEEPEAWGGDFRVVSFTQASQDPEIAMDQFLAEVTWTYLLEALDQRGAEYHSESGTATKILSSGFGELAAQGDGAQIELRASWTPTGHDFGAHLTAWTDMLCAIAGLPVQPGTTGLDAHRRARD encoded by the coding sequence GTGGACACGAGCAGTGCAGCACCCGCCCCTGAGCCCGAGGCGTTCCGCGCTGCCGTCGATCAGCTGCGGCGGGCGGAGCTCCGCAGCGAGCTGTCGGTGCGCGAGATCCCGGCGCCGGGTCGCATCGCGCCGCACTCCTTCGCGATCGCGGCCGATGTCGGAGTCCCGGCGCACGGGCGCGACTCCGATCTCGGCACCGGACGCTTCATCCTCATGCACGATCCCGAGGAGCCGGAGGCCTGGGGCGGCGACTTCCGCGTCGTGAGCTTCACCCAGGCGTCGCAGGATCCAGAGATCGCGATGGACCAGTTCCTCGCTGAGGTGACCTGGACCTACCTGCTCGAGGCGCTCGACCAGCGCGGTGCCGAGTACCACTCGGAGTCGGGCACCGCCACCAAGATCCTCTCCAGCGGCTTCGGCGAGCTGGCGGCGCAGGGCGACGGCGCACAGATCGAGCTGCGCGCCTCCTGGACCCCGACAGGGCACGACTTCGGCGCCCATCTCACCGCCTGGACCGACATGCTCTGCGCGATCGCGGGGCTGCCGGTGCAACCGGGCACCACGGGTCTCGACGCACATCGGCGCGCGCGTGACTGA
- a CDS encoding alpha/beta fold hydrolase gives MTLQARRAAAAERRLTRLALLSGGVVVGGAALAVTGASAVLASMLVTPPRTQIDDIRVLGLDARGVRLGLTPDTVLPGTYALAIGEELAVLGGVVARDDTGVVRTVDERSRALLEGVTSARWSGYALSRPQQVAERVEHAQVQTECGAAPAWIMGDQEATTWCLQVHGRGVTRRETIRAAPIYLRRGIPVMAVSYRNDTEAPPSRQNKYRLGLDEWRDVDDAIGFAVARGAERIVLQGWSMGGQIALQVARRSRHRRRIVGLVLDSPVVGWRPTLQLQVALAKRPAWLVDTAVGLLESPASVLSGSRSLDFDELDNVLHADAFSQPILLLHSADDGYVPPDASRALAQARPDLVEYHEWRRARHTKLWNLDRARYDHEIGSWLDHRGITAFG, from the coding sequence GTGACCCTGCAAGCGAGGCGCGCCGCCGCAGCCGAGCGGCGACTGACCAGGCTCGCGCTGCTGTCCGGCGGCGTCGTCGTCGGGGGAGCGGCGCTGGCGGTCACGGGCGCATCCGCGGTGCTCGCCTCGATGCTGGTCACCCCGCCGAGGACCCAGATCGACGACATCCGCGTGCTGGGACTCGACGCGCGGGGCGTGCGCCTCGGGCTCACACCCGACACGGTGCTGCCGGGGACCTACGCCCTGGCGATCGGTGAGGAGCTCGCGGTGCTGGGCGGCGTTGTCGCGCGGGACGACACCGGGGTGGTGCGCACGGTCGACGAGCGCTCGCGCGCCCTGCTCGAGGGCGTGACCTCCGCCCGCTGGTCCGGCTACGCGCTCTCGCGCCCGCAGCAGGTGGCGGAGCGGGTCGAGCACGCCCAGGTGCAGACCGAGTGCGGTGCGGCGCCCGCCTGGATCATGGGCGACCAGGAGGCGACCACCTGGTGCCTGCAGGTGCACGGTCGCGGCGTGACCCGACGCGAGACGATCCGCGCGGCGCCGATCTATCTGCGCCGCGGGATCCCCGTGATGGCGGTCTCGTACCGCAACGATACGGAGGCGCCGCCCAGCCGGCAGAACAAGTACCGCCTGGGCCTGGACGAATGGCGCGACGTCGACGACGCGATCGGCTTCGCGGTCGCGCGCGGTGCGGAGCGCATCGTGCTGCAGGGCTGGTCGATGGGGGGCCAGATCGCGCTGCAGGTCGCCCGGCGCTCGCGGCACCGTCGTCGCATCGTCGGGCTCGTGCTCGACTCGCCCGTGGTCGGCTGGCGTCCCACGCTGCAGCTGCAGGTGGCGCTGGCGAAGCGCCCGGCGTGGCTCGTCGACACCGCGGTCGGGCTGCTGGAGTCACCAGCCTCGGTGCTCAGCGGCAGCCGCAGCCTGGACTTCGACGAGCTCGACAACGTGCTGCACGCAGATGCCTTCTCGCAGCCGATCCTGCTGCTGCACTCGGCCGACGACGGGTACGTGCCACCGGACGCGTCGCGCGCGCTCGCGCAGGCGCGGCCCGACCTGGTCGAGTATCACGAATGGCGCCGCGCTCGGCACACGAAGCTCTGGAACCTCGATCGAGCGAGGTACGACCACGAGATCGGCAGCTGGCTGGATCACCGGGGCATCACGGCGTTCGGCTGA
- a CDS encoding SufE family protein: MTATPALQQTAEDFHAMEETDRLQLLLEFSDELPELPQRYADHPDLLERVTECQSPVFLFVEVDDGRVHVHATAPAEAPTTRGFASILAQGLEGASVEDALAVPIDFPRELGLDRVVSPLRLRGMVGMLGRIQRQIRERALEH, from the coding sequence ATGACGGCCACGCCCGCGCTGCAGCAGACGGCCGAGGACTTCCACGCCATGGAGGAGACGGATCGTCTGCAGCTGCTGCTGGAGTTCTCCGACGAGCTGCCAGAGCTGCCGCAGCGCTACGCCGACCACCCCGACCTGCTCGAGCGGGTCACGGAGTGCCAGTCGCCGGTCTTCCTCTTCGTCGAGGTCGACGACGGCAGGGTGCACGTGCACGCGACGGCGCCGGCGGAAGCACCGACGACCCGCGGCTTCGCATCGATCCTCGCGCAGGGCCTCGAAGGCGCGAGCGTCGAGGATGCGCTCGCGGTGCCGATCGACTTCCCGCGCGAGCTGGGCCTCGACCGGGTCGTCTCGCCGCTCCGGCTGCGCGGCATGGTGGGCATGCTCGGCCGCATCCAGCGTCAGATCCGGGAGCGCGCGCTGGAGCACTAG
- a CDS encoding sulfurtransferase has protein sequence MSETESRFEQYAAPERVVSTEWVAAHLHDPDVVIVESDEDVLLYEMGHIPSAVKIDWHTDLNDPVLRDYLAPAAFAELLGSKGIGRDTTVVFYGDKANWWATYALWVFALYGHDNTRIMDGGRDLWIAEGRELTRAPSTRERVEYPVVERDDATLRAFREDVLTHFGNPLIDVRSPEEYSGERTTAPAYPEEGALRAGHIPTAASVPWGTAVREDGTFRSRAELEAIYLDGAGLRDADEVIAYCRIGERSSHTWFVLTHLLGLPNVRNYDGSWTEWGSLVGVPITVGTEPGEVPAR, from the coding sequence GTGTCAGAGACCGAGTCCCGATTCGAGCAGTACGCCGCGCCCGAGCGCGTGGTGTCGACCGAGTGGGTTGCCGCGCACCTGCACGACCCGGATGTGGTGATCGTCGAGTCGGATGAGGATGTGCTGCTCTACGAGATGGGCCACATCCCCTCCGCGGTGAAGATCGACTGGCACACCGACCTCAACGACCCGGTGCTGCGCGACTACCTCGCACCCGCAGCGTTCGCCGAGCTGCTGGGCAGCAAGGGCATCGGCCGCGACACCACGGTGGTCTTCTACGGCGACAAGGCGAACTGGTGGGCCACCTACGCGCTGTGGGTGTTCGCGCTCTACGGCCACGACAACACCCGCATCATGGACGGCGGTCGCGATCTGTGGATCGCCGAGGGGCGCGAGCTCACGCGCGCGCCGTCGACGCGCGAGCGCGTCGAGTACCCGGTGGTGGAGCGCGACGACGCGACCCTGCGCGCGTTCCGCGAAGATGTGCTCACGCACTTCGGCAACCCGCTCATCGATGTGCGGAGCCCCGAGGAGTACTCCGGCGAGCGCACCACGGCGCCCGCCTACCCCGAGGAGGGTGCGCTGCGCGCCGGCCACATCCCCACCGCCGCGAGCGTGCCGTGGGGCACGGCGGTCCGCGAGGACGGCACCTTCCGCTCGCGCGCAGAGCTCGAGGCGATCTACCTCGACGGCGCGGGGCTGCGCGATGCCGACGAGGTGATCGCCTACTGCCGCATCGGTGAGCGCTCGAGCCACACGTGGTTCGTGCTGACGCACCTGCTGGGCCTGCCGAACGTGCGCAACTACGACGGCTCCTGGACCGAGTGGGGCTCGCTCGTGGGTGTGCCGATCACGGTCGGCACGGAGCCCGGGGAGGTGCCCGCCCGATGA
- the zapE gene encoding cell division protein ZapE, producing the protein MPSISLVERSPQVSAEQIVGSLVPPPQFDAATFESYRPDPAHPSQAEALERMQELVTAWTAPKRSGLFKKKAPEVKPGIYLDGGFGVGKTHLLAALWKAMPGPKRFGTFIEYTALVGALGYAEAVQQLQGSRLICIDEFELDDPGDTMVMTRLLGELVAGGTKLAATSNTPPNALGEGRFAASDFLREIQAIADRFQIMRIDGDDYRQRDITGSAPTVESADLESALATIGGTAAVDDFDALVAHLARVHPSRYVGLVEGVDALGLREVRTLTDQNDALRFVALVDRLYDAQVVLRASGTSLSEVFSEEMLGGGYRKKYLRAISRLLALAHAG; encoded by the coding sequence ATGCCATCGATCTCGCTCGTCGAGCGCAGCCCGCAGGTGAGCGCTGAGCAGATCGTGGGGAGCCTCGTGCCCCCGCCGCAGTTCGACGCCGCGACGTTCGAGTCCTATCGGCCCGACCCTGCGCATCCGTCGCAGGCCGAGGCGCTCGAGCGGATGCAGGAGCTCGTCACCGCGTGGACTGCGCCGAAGCGCAGCGGCCTGTTCAAGAAGAAGGCGCCGGAGGTCAAGCCCGGCATCTATCTCGACGGAGGCTTCGGCGTCGGGAAGACCCACCTGCTGGCCGCGCTGTGGAAGGCGATGCCCGGCCCGAAGCGGTTCGGCACCTTCATCGAGTACACGGCGCTCGTGGGCGCGCTCGGCTACGCGGAGGCGGTGCAGCAGCTGCAGGGATCCCGCCTGATCTGCATCGACGAGTTCGAGCTCGACGACCCGGGCGACACGATGGTGATGACGCGCCTGCTGGGCGAGCTGGTCGCCGGCGGCACGAAGCTCGCGGCCACGAGCAACACGCCGCCGAATGCGCTGGGCGAGGGCCGCTTCGCCGCATCCGACTTCCTGCGCGAGATCCAGGCGATCGCCGATCGGTTCCAGATCATGCGGATCGACGGCGACGACTACCGGCAGCGAGACATCACGGGCAGCGCGCCGACGGTGGAGTCCGCCGATCTGGAGTCCGCGCTCGCGACGATCGGCGGCACGGCAGCGGTCGACGACTTCGACGCGCTCGTGGCGCACCTCGCCAGAGTGCACCCGTCGCGGTACGTGGGGCTGGTGGAGGGCGTGGATGCGCTCGGCCTGCGGGAGGTGCGCACGCTGACCGACCAGAACGACGCACTGCGCTTCGTCGCGCTGGTCGACCGGCTCTACGACGCCCAGGTCGTGCTGCGCGCCAGCGGCACCTCGCTCTCCGAGGTCTTCAGCGAGGAGATGCTGGGCGGCGGCTACCGCAAGAAGTACCTGCGGGCGATCTCGAGGCTGCTCGCGCTCGCCCACGCGGGCTGA
- a CDS encoding Na+/H+ antiporter NhaA yields MKLSWIRNPQVSAMLLLAAAVLGLVIANTGLGPGLDELKHAHLPFTIFGLDLSAAHWVTDGLLVVFFFVVAIELRYEFTQGDLNSVSKAAVPTIAALGGVAIPALVYINLAGADGAQGWPIPTATDITFALGVLALFGRRLPSSVRALLLALAVIDDLIGIFFIAVFFTESVSLPHLGLGALGVALFWLLGRAYRGKRGSWPLRIALLAVALITWWLIAMSGIHATIAGVLLGLVLSPAPAESARERLEPFTNGIVLPLFAFTSASVAIPQVPLNELSPVFWAIVVALPFGKLFGITIAGLIGQAALRVPKPERVKLSELIGISLLGGIGFTVSMLMNELAHRSAEDLIVEGTLGVLAGSLIAVVLGAFYLGFLSRSYPPVDEAAVTTRDEQEYSRRTDSEA; encoded by the coding sequence ATGAAGCTGTCCTGGATCCGGAACCCGCAAGTCTCGGCGATGCTGCTGCTGGCGGCCGCGGTCCTCGGTCTGGTCATCGCGAACACGGGTCTCGGCCCCGGTCTCGACGAGCTGAAGCACGCGCATCTGCCGTTCACCATCTTCGGCCTCGACCTCTCGGCGGCGCACTGGGTGACCGACGGACTCCTCGTGGTCTTCTTCTTCGTGGTCGCGATCGAGCTGCGCTACGAGTTCACGCAGGGCGATCTCAACTCGGTGTCCAAGGCCGCCGTGCCGACGATCGCTGCGCTCGGCGGCGTCGCCATCCCGGCGCTCGTCTACATCAACCTCGCCGGCGCCGACGGTGCGCAGGGCTGGCCGATCCCCACCGCCACCGACATCACCTTCGCCCTCGGCGTGCTGGCCCTGTTCGGGCGCCGGCTCCCCTCGAGCGTGCGCGCGCTGCTGCTCGCCCTGGCCGTCATCGACGACCTCATCGGCATCTTCTTCATCGCGGTCTTCTTCACCGAGTCCGTCTCCCTGCCGCACCTGGGCCTGGGCGCCCTCGGCGTCGCGCTGTTCTGGCTGCTCGGGCGCGCCTACCGGGGCAAGCGCGGCAGCTGGCCGCTGCGCATCGCGCTGCTCGCGGTCGCGCTCATCACCTGGTGGCTTATCGCGATGAGCGGCATCCACGCCACCATCGCCGGCGTGCTGCTCGGGCTCGTGCTCTCCCCCGCGCCTGCGGAATCGGCGCGAGAGCGGCTCGAGCCGTTCACCAACGGCATCGTGCTGCCGCTGTTCGCGTTCACGAGCGCATCCGTCGCGATCCCGCAGGTGCCGCTGAACGAGCTGAGCCCGGTCTTCTGGGCGATCGTCGTGGCGCTGCCGTTCGGCAAGCTCTTCGGCATCACGATCGCGGGGCTGATCGGTCAGGCGGCGCTGCGGGTGCCGAAGCCCGAGCGCGTCAAGCTCTCGGAGCTCATCGGCATCAGCCTGCTGGGCGGCATCGGCTTCACCGTCTCGATGCTGATGAACGAGCTCGCGCACCGCAGCGCCGAGGATCTCATCGTCGAGGGCACGCTCGGCGTGCTGGCCGGCTCGCTGATCGCGGTCGTGCTCGGCGCGTTCTACCTCGGCTTCCTGAGCAGAAGCTACCCGCCGGTCGACGAGGCCGCCGTCACCACCAGGGACGAGCAGGAGTACTCGCGCCGCACCGACTCGGAGGCGTGA